A window from Musa acuminata AAA Group cultivar baxijiao chromosome BXJ3-10, Cavendish_Baxijiao_AAA, whole genome shotgun sequence encodes these proteins:
- the LOC135651361 gene encoding putative L-cysteine desulfhydrase 1 isoform X1, with product MDAPRDDHRLSENRNGNGCGEADGRLSKRPRPHPAPISAAEIVEEFSHNDPAVARVNNGSFGCCPASVLAAQLRWQRLFLRQPDEFYFSSLHPSLTRSRSLVLELINAAHLDEVSLVDNATTAAAIIFQHVAWSFIEGAFNPGDAVVMLHYAYGAVKRSIHAYVTRAGGHVVEVPLPFPLSSPDEVVAEFRRTLGLCRAGGRRVRLAVIDHITSMPCVVIPVKELTRICREEGVDQVFVDGAHSIGNVEVDVQDIGADFYTSNLHKWLFCPSSVAFLHTRGSSAAAPRLHHPVVSHEYGNGLPLESGWIGNRDYTPQLVVPAVVEFVERFEGGLEGIRRRNHEKVVEMGKMLAESWGTFLGCPPEMSCSMIMVGLPGCLGISSETDAMKLRALLRDEFKIEVPIHYQSPPKDGEAAGATDESGTTVTGYARISHQVYNVENDYCRLRDAVHKLVRDGFSCIQSTERVPSKVKDG from the exons ATGGACGCTCCACGCGACGACCACCGCCTCTCCGAGAACAGGAATGGCAACGGCTGCGGTGAGGCTGATGGTCGGCTTTCGAAGCGGCCGCGGCCTCACCCTGCGCCCATCTCCGCCGCTGAGATCGTGGAGGAGTTCTCCCACAACGACCCCGCCGTGGCGCGCGTCAACAACGGCAGTTTCGGCTGCTGTCCGGCGTCCGTCCTCGCCGCTCAGCTCCGGTGGCAGCGCCTGTTCCTCCGGCAGCCCGACGAGTTCTACTTCAGCAGCCTTCACCCCTCGCTGACCCGCTCCCGTTCCCTCGTCCTGGAGCTCATCAACGCCGCTCACCTCGACGAGGTCTCCCTCGTCGACAACGCCACCACGGCTGCCGCCATCATCTTCCAGCACGTCGCTTGGTCCTTCATCGAGGGCGCCTTCAACCCTGGCGACGCCGTCGTCATGCTCCACTACGCCTACGGCGCCGTCAAGCGGTCCATCCACGCCTACGTCACCCGCGCCGGCGGCCACGTCGTCGAAGTCCCCCTCCCCTTCCCGCTGTCCTCCCCGGACGAGGTCGTCGCCGAGTTCCGCCGGACGCTAGGCCTCTGCCGGGCCGGAGGCCGGAGGGTCCGCCTGGCCGTGATCGACCACATAACCTCAATGCCCTGCGTCGTGATCCCGGTGAAGGAGCTCACCCGGATCTGCCGCGAGGAGGGCGTCGATCAGGTGTTCGTCGACGGTGCCCACTCCATCGGCAACGTCGAGGTCGACGTGCAGGACATAGGAGCCGACTTCTACACCAGCAACCTCCACAAGTGGCTCTTCTGCCCGTCCTCGGTGGCCTTCCTGCACACGAGGGGGTCATCGGCGGCCGCGCCGCGCCTGCACCACCCCGTGGTCTCGCATGAGTACGGCAACGGCCTCCCGCTCGAGAGCGGGTGGATCGGCAACCGGGACTACACCCCGCAGCTGGTGGTGCCAGCGGTGGTGGAGTTCGTGGAGAGGTTCGAGGGCGGCTTGGAGGGGATCCGGCGGAGAAACCACGAGAAGGTGGTGGAGATGGGGAAGATGCTGGCCGAGTCCTGGGGAACTTTTCTCGGGTGCCCGCCGGAGATGAGCTGCAGCATGATAATGGTGGGCCTGCCGGGCTGCCTAGGAATCTCCAGCGAGACAGACGCAATGAAGCTCAGGGCCCTGCTGAGGGATGAGTTCAAGATCGAAGTGCCCATCCACTACCAGTCACCACCCAAGGACGGTGAGGCAGCAGGGGCGACGGACGAGAGCGGCACCACGGTCACGGGTTATGCGAGAATTTCCCATCAGGTGTACAATGTGGAGAACGACTACTGCAGACTCCGGGATGCTGTTCACAAGCTCGTTCGCGATGGATTCAGTTGCATCCAAAGCACAGAG CGCGTGCCATCTAAAGTCAAAGATGGATGA
- the LOC135651361 gene encoding putative L-cysteine desulfhydrase 1 isoform X2: protein MDAPRDDHRLSENRNGNGCGEADGRLSKRPRPHPAPISAAEIVEEFSHNDPAVARVNNGSFGCCPASVLAAQLRWQRLFLRQPDEFYFSSLHPSLTRSRSLVLELINAAHLDEVSLVDNATTAAAIIFQHVAWSFIEGAFNPGDAVVMLHYAYGAVKRSIHAYVTRAGGHVVEVPLPFPLSSPDEVVAEFRRTLGLCRAGGRRVRLAVIDHITSMPCVVIPVKELTRICREEGVDQVFVDGAHSIGNVEVDVQDIGADFYTSNLHKWLFCPSSVAFLHTRGSSAAAPRLHHPVVSHEYGNGLPLESGWIGNRDYTPQLVVPAVVEFVERFEGGLEGIRRRNHEKVVEMGKMLAESWGTFLGCPPEMSCSMIMVGLPGCLGISSETDAMKLRALLRDEFKIEVPIHYQSPPKDGEAAGATDESGTTVTGYARISHQVYNVENDYCRLRDAVHKLVRDGFSCIQSTELERKT from the exons ATGGACGCTCCACGCGACGACCACCGCCTCTCCGAGAACAGGAATGGCAACGGCTGCGGTGAGGCTGATGGTCGGCTTTCGAAGCGGCCGCGGCCTCACCCTGCGCCCATCTCCGCCGCTGAGATCGTGGAGGAGTTCTCCCACAACGACCCCGCCGTGGCGCGCGTCAACAACGGCAGTTTCGGCTGCTGTCCGGCGTCCGTCCTCGCCGCTCAGCTCCGGTGGCAGCGCCTGTTCCTCCGGCAGCCCGACGAGTTCTACTTCAGCAGCCTTCACCCCTCGCTGACCCGCTCCCGTTCCCTCGTCCTGGAGCTCATCAACGCCGCTCACCTCGACGAGGTCTCCCTCGTCGACAACGCCACCACGGCTGCCGCCATCATCTTCCAGCACGTCGCTTGGTCCTTCATCGAGGGCGCCTTCAACCCTGGCGACGCCGTCGTCATGCTCCACTACGCCTACGGCGCCGTCAAGCGGTCCATCCACGCCTACGTCACCCGCGCCGGCGGCCACGTCGTCGAAGTCCCCCTCCCCTTCCCGCTGTCCTCCCCGGACGAGGTCGTCGCCGAGTTCCGCCGGACGCTAGGCCTCTGCCGGGCCGGAGGCCGGAGGGTCCGCCTGGCCGTGATCGACCACATAACCTCAATGCCCTGCGTCGTGATCCCGGTGAAGGAGCTCACCCGGATCTGCCGCGAGGAGGGCGTCGATCAGGTGTTCGTCGACGGTGCCCACTCCATCGGCAACGTCGAGGTCGACGTGCAGGACATAGGAGCCGACTTCTACACCAGCAACCTCCACAAGTGGCTCTTCTGCCCGTCCTCGGTGGCCTTCCTGCACACGAGGGGGTCATCGGCGGCCGCGCCGCGCCTGCACCACCCCGTGGTCTCGCATGAGTACGGCAACGGCCTCCCGCTCGAGAGCGGGTGGATCGGCAACCGGGACTACACCCCGCAGCTGGTGGTGCCAGCGGTGGTGGAGTTCGTGGAGAGGTTCGAGGGCGGCTTGGAGGGGATCCGGCGGAGAAACCACGAGAAGGTGGTGGAGATGGGGAAGATGCTGGCCGAGTCCTGGGGAACTTTTCTCGGGTGCCCGCCGGAGATGAGCTGCAGCATGATAATGGTGGGCCTGCCGGGCTGCCTAGGAATCTCCAGCGAGACAGACGCAATGAAGCTCAGGGCCCTGCTGAGGGATGAGTTCAAGATCGAAGTGCCCATCCACTACCAGTCACCACCCAAGGACGGTGAGGCAGCAGGGGCGACGGACGAGAGCGGCACCACGGTCACGGGTTATGCGAGAATTTCCCATCAGGTGTACAATGTGGAGAACGACTACTGCAGACTCCGGGATGCTGTTCACAAGCTCGTTCGCGATGGATTCAGTTGCATCCAAAGCACAGAG CTAGAGAGAAAGACATAA